The following coding sequences lie in one Halorarum halophilum genomic window:
- a CDS encoding HAD family hydrolase → MTYEAVFLDLDDTLYPYPPCNEAGKRAAFETFLELGYDLDREGFEALYQEGRRAVKRELSGTASAHERFLYFKRAIDLHAGTHRSEHALRLGEAYWDAYVDEMTLFDGVAETLATLQDAGVDVAVVTNLTTRIQLKKLHRLDLDRHVDLLLTSEETGREKPSSVMFTLPLARLDRRPGEVLMVGDDVEADLEGANAVGLGTAAFNGPDDVADLPERCRPDHTITDFTDLTEVVL, encoded by the coding sequence ATGACCTACGAGGCGGTGTTCCTCGACCTCGACGACACCCTGTACCCGTACCCGCCGTGCAACGAGGCGGGAAAGCGGGCCGCGTTCGAGACGTTCCTGGAACTCGGCTACGATCTCGACCGCGAGGGGTTCGAGGCGCTCTACCAGGAGGGACGACGAGCCGTGAAGCGCGAACTCTCCGGGACGGCGTCGGCCCACGAGCGCTTCCTCTACTTCAAGCGGGCCATCGACCTGCACGCGGGCACGCATCGGTCCGAACACGCGCTGCGGCTCGGGGAGGCGTACTGGGACGCCTACGTCGACGAGATGACGCTCTTCGACGGCGTCGCCGAGACGCTGGCGACGCTCCAGGACGCGGGGGTGGACGTGGCCGTCGTGACGAACCTCACGACCCGCATCCAGCTGAAGAAGCTCCACCGCCTCGACCTCGACCGACACGTCGACCTGCTCCTCACCTCCGAGGAGACCGGGCGCGAGAAGCCGTCGTCGGTGATGTTCACGCTCCCGCTGGCACGGCTCGACCGCCGGCCCGGGGAGGTGCTGATGGTCGGCGACGACGTCGAGGCGGACCTCGAAGGTGCCAACGCGGTCGGGCTGGGGACGGCCGCGTTCAACGGACCCGACGACGTCGCGGACCTGCCGGAGCGGTGTCGACCGGATCACACCATCACCGATTTCACCGACCTGACCGAGGTGGTACTGTGA
- a CDS encoding DUF5781 family protein has protein sequence MDVRLRGDGPIDPFLGAASLFETELDLDLPVEVRVREDPEERTWAGHYDDRHVLNISRKAATSAMARELALHEFAHMARYEEEHPSHVQSTEEALFLALSGRSVERRKLSHCYQIANHMKDIYADDITLTVGPSGKLVTFFESQLAAAVADRPREHHHPDSRLLTGATDPDITVVNAAFALAMCERHDLVGRSHRLYDLAHAAADDAPAVDLGAFKRLFRSLAADPSASEYRKQLVDAARLYAVDAGGTSDGPAAAD, from the coding sequence ATGGATGTACGACTGCGGGGGGACGGCCCGATCGACCCGTTTCTCGGGGCCGCGTCGCTCTTCGAGACGGAACTCGACCTCGACCTCCCGGTCGAGGTCCGGGTTCGCGAGGACCCGGAGGAGCGGACCTGGGCGGGCCACTACGACGACCGGCACGTGCTCAACATCTCGCGGAAGGCCGCGACGAGCGCGATGGCCCGCGAACTCGCGCTCCACGAGTTCGCCCACATGGCCCGGTACGAGGAGGAACACCCGTCGCACGTCCAGTCGACCGAGGAGGCGCTGTTCCTCGCGCTCTCCGGCCGGTCGGTCGAGCGCCGGAAGCTCTCCCACTGCTACCAGATCGCCAACCACATGAAGGACATCTACGCCGACGACATCACGCTCACGGTGGGGCCCTCCGGGAAGCTCGTCACCTTCTTCGAGTCCCAGCTCGCCGCGGCGGTCGCCGACCGCCCGCGCGAGCACCACCACCCCGACTCGCGGCTGCTCACCGGCGCGACCGACCCCGACATCACCGTCGTCAACGCCGCGTTCGCATTGGCGATGTGCGAGCGACACGACCTCGTCGGCCGGTCGCACCGGCTGTACGACCTGGCCCACGCGGCCGCGGACGACGCCCCGGCGGTGGACCTCGGGGCGTTCAAGCGGCTGTTCCGCTCGCTCGCGGCGGACCCATCGGCCTCGGAGTACCGGAAGCAACTGGTCGACGCCGCCCGACTGTACGCGGTGGACGCGGGCGGCACGAGCGACGGGCCGGCCGCGGCGGACTGA
- a CDS encoding class II aldolase/adducin family protein yields MTLEAERNAVVEHAPELARLTPGRTGNLSVRRGDRFAVTPTGVAYDAFDCDDVPVVDLDGERVAGAMKPSSEVPMHRHIYRGHADEPGAIVHTHSPMSTAMAVLREPLPPIHYMIVAVGKRVPVAEYAPYGTEELAANVVAALEGAESTACFIENHGLVVVADDIETALENTHHVESLAELYLRARSIGEPVELLEAELDTAIEQFEGYGQ; encoded by the coding sequence GTGACACTCGAGGCAGAGCGGAACGCCGTGGTGGAGCACGCGCCCGAACTCGCCCGCCTCACGCCGGGCCGGACCGGGAACCTCAGCGTCCGGCGCGGCGACCGGTTCGCCGTCACGCCGACGGGCGTCGCCTACGACGCATTCGACTGCGATGACGTTCCGGTCGTGGACCTCGACGGCGAACGGGTCGCCGGCGCGATGAAGCCCTCCAGCGAGGTGCCGATGCACCGGCACATCTACCGGGGCCACGCCGACGAGCCGGGCGCAATCGTCCACACTCACTCGCCGATGTCGACGGCCATGGCCGTCCTCCGGGAGCCGCTCCCCCCGATCCACTACATGATCGTCGCGGTCGGCAAGCGCGTTCCCGTCGCCGAGTACGCGCCCTACGGCACCGAGGAGCTCGCGGCGAACGTCGTCGCCGCGCTGGAGGGCGCCGAATCGACGGCCTGCTTCATCGAGAACCACGGACTGGTGGTCGTCGCGGACGACATCGAGACCGCGCTCGAGAACACCCACCACGTCGAGAGCCTGGCGGAGCTGTACCTCCGCGCCCGGTCGATCGGCGAGCCAGTTGAGCTCCTGGAGGCCGAACTGGACACGGCCATCGAGCAGTTCGAGGGCTACGGGCAGTAG